A DNA window from Luteolibacter luteus contains the following coding sequences:
- a CDS encoding RNA polymerase sigma factor, producing MTADDIGQLLEKFTRERSEAAFRELVRVHSPVVYGTALRMLGGDRAAAQDVTQEVFTLLARKAGSLGEVILSAWLYRQASRRASNLVRAEGRRKQRELVAAEMMNPSSLPEEDSSRVLSGVVDRALLDLPSADRDALVLRYFEGQDYRKLGSTLGTTEEAARKRVSRAIEKLAAVLRKRGIAVGSASLGTTMASLGSTPVPATVLSQVTAQALLAVPAAGWAGTGALWQPFVAGLILSAVAVAGTLVMQDWQSPAAAVSELSAESTDKDPTVRHLLDDSPSSADLIAEIKRTNAGPKHALTRLRMGAVLERIPIVEIGDFILLAHDKLTPAEQAACFEPLLGRWLSSDPAAAMDFVAKHDVFDGANKVNHTSLTLNLFVDWRRKDHAAAQEWLLRSWDSIALKNGQFGSRALQDRLALEIADSALMGRDVGGAIAFLRRVPDAEVQGDILKSLMGGSYSANGWQNLEGEQLLQLQREIGRWPGGESGRALIRKLWTEVTEGSPDKVQSAWESMSPVERFDASMGLLGVTSRPGEITPTPGNGTRHSYESQDGFAEGEHAAIEAGLAAGMSRSEIVQALLPVVLETLPDWKAIPWIEAHGDDLDFDEVALAKVKTLGKPVSTWNTNDTPEMRTIDWASRLSDPQQRLSLCRAAFYRMHIRSRGQVETYLQRPNLPEDLRQEFQQIQRGE from the coding sequence ATGACAGCGGACGACATAGGGCAACTGCTGGAGAAATTCACCCGCGAGCGATCGGAAGCGGCCTTCCGCGAGTTGGTCCGGGTGCACTCTCCGGTTGTCTACGGCACTGCCCTGCGGATGCTCGGTGGGGATCGTGCTGCGGCGCAGGACGTTACTCAGGAGGTTTTTACGCTGCTGGCTCGGAAGGCTGGCAGCCTGGGTGAGGTGATCCTCTCTGCTTGGCTCTACCGGCAGGCATCCCGACGGGCCTCGAACTTGGTGCGGGCGGAGGGCCGCCGGAAGCAGCGCGAACTCGTAGCCGCCGAAATGATGAACCCTTCGTCACTCCCGGAAGAAGACAGTAGCCGTGTCCTCAGTGGCGTGGTGGACAGGGCTCTCCTCGACTTGCCGTCTGCGGATCGAGACGCGCTGGTGCTTCGCTACTTCGAAGGCCAAGACTATCGCAAGCTGGGCAGCACCTTGGGAACGACCGAAGAGGCGGCTCGCAAGCGGGTGAGCCGGGCTATCGAAAAGCTTGCCGCCGTTCTCCGGAAAAGAGGCATCGCCGTCGGGTCCGCCTCGCTCGGGACCACGATGGCCAGCCTCGGGTCCACCCCCGTGCCGGCCACCGTCCTTTCCCAAGTCACCGCGCAGGCCCTGCTGGCAGTCCCAGCGGCGGGCTGGGCCGGGACGGGGGCCCTGTGGCAGCCCTTCGTCGCGGGGTTGATTCTCAGCGCCGTAGCCGTGGCAGGCACCCTGGTCATGCAGGATTGGCAGTCTCCCGCGGCGGCGGTGTCCGAACTCTCGGCAGAATCCACAGACAAAGATCCGACCGTGAGGCATCTGTTAGATGACAGTCCGTCCTCCGCCGATCTGATCGCCGAGATCAAGCGCACCAATGCCGGGCCCAAGCACGCACTCACCCGGCTGCGGATGGGCGCCGTCCTCGAGCGCATTCCGATTGTGGAGATCGGTGACTTCATTCTCCTAGCCCATGACAAACTCACCCCTGCCGAGCAGGCGGCTTGTTTCGAGCCCCTGCTCGGCCGGTGGCTGAGCAGCGACCCGGCTGCTGCGATGGACTTCGTGGCAAAGCACGATGTGTTCGATGGGGCGAATAAGGTGAATCATACCAGTCTCACCCTGAATCTCTTCGTCGACTGGAGGCGGAAAGACCACGCAGCCGCGCAGGAGTGGTTGTTGCGCTCTTGGGACTCGATCGCGTTAAAGAATGGGCAGTTTGGTAGTCGGGCCCTGCAAGATCGCCTGGCACTGGAAATCGCCGACTCCGCACTCATGGGACGGGATGTTGGTGGCGCGATCGCCTTCCTTCGCCGCGTGCCGGATGCGGAAGTGCAAGGCGATATCCTCAAGTCCCTGATGGGAGGCTCTTACTCTGCCAATGGGTGGCAGAATTTGGAGGGGGAGCAGCTTCTTCAACTTCAGAGGGAAATCGGCCGGTGGCCGGGGGGAGAATCCGGGCGAGCTCTTATCCGAAAACTATGGACGGAGGTCACGGAAGGCTCCCCTGACAAGGTGCAGTCCGCGTGGGAGAGCATGAGTCCTGTCGAGCGCTTCGATGCATCCATGGGCCTCCTGGGGGTCACCAGCCGCCCAGGCGAAATCACGCCCACGCCAGGAAATGGCACGCGGCATAGCTATGAATCGCAAGATGGTTTTGCCGAAGGCGAGCACGCAGCCATCGAGGCCGGACTGGCTGCCGGGATGTCGAGGAGTGAGATTGTTCAGGCTTTGCTTCCGGTGGTTTTGGAAACCTTGCCGGACTGGAAGGCGATTCCTTGGATTGAGGCCCACGGGGATGACCTGGATTTCGACGAGGTTGCACTGGCCAAAGTGAAGACCCTGGGCAAACCGGTTTCTACTTGGAACACGAATGACACTCCTGAAATGCGGACCATCGATTGGGCGTCACGCCTTAGCGATCCGCAGCAACGCCTCAGCCTGTGCAGGGCTGCGTTCTATCGCATGCATATCCGCTCGCGCGGACAGGTGGAAACCTACCTTCAGCGACCGAATCTGCCGGAGGATTTGCGGCAGGAGTTTCAACAAATCCAACGCGGGGAATGA
- a CDS encoding toll/interleukin-1 receptor domain-containing protein: MGQIFISYSHADQEFVSLLARGLKIAGYNLWRDIDRMSGGQSISREVEVGIDTSSVFLTVVTENFDKSKWLRNELARAVGAGVSVVPVVFSGAKVPIQLEDPLRIVVRESGPNWSADEILRVVEEIQRAAGRVEEDDFDDFDDSDSSDDWDENDDFASRLTNTRWSWCENPDARDDAGMWIEFLPGGELRKSWRPERGKWAVTGNGLVLYKGHVLIFDLPQRRFRGALASIEKPNAERTGRLMAGGLD, encoded by the coding sequence ATGGGGCAGATATTCATAAGCTATTCTCACGCGGATCAGGAATTTGTATCGCTGCTGGCGAGAGGGCTGAAAATTGCGGGCTACAATCTCTGGCGAGATATTGATCGAATGAGTGGGGGGCAGTCGATTTCGCGTGAGGTCGAAGTTGGAATCGATACCTCTTCCGTTTTTCTGACAGTAGTTACGGAGAATTTTGATAAGAGTAAGTGGCTTAGGAACGAGCTTGCTCGCGCTGTCGGGGCTGGTGTGTCGGTTGTTCCTGTTGTCTTTAGCGGGGCAAAGGTTCCTATCCAATTGGAGGATCCCTTACGGATAGTGGTCCGGGAATCCGGTCCGAATTGGAGCGCTGATGAAATATTGCGCGTGGTCGAAGAGATTCAGAGGGCTGCCGGACGAGTGGAAGAAGACGATTTTGATGATTTTGATGACAGCGACAGCAGCGATGATTGGGATGAAAATGATGACTTTGCCTCACGTCTAACCAATACAAGGTGGTCGTGGTGTGAAAATCCCGATGCTCGCGACGATGCTGGAATGTGGATTGAGTTTTTACCTGGCGGCGAGCTCAGGAAATCTTGGCGCCCTGAGAGGGGTAAATGGGCAGTAACCGGGAACGGCTTGGTGCTGTATAAGGGGCATGTTCTGATCTTCGACCTCCCACAACGGAGATTTCGGGGAGCCCTTGCATCCATTGAGAAGCCCAATGCGGAGCGCACGGGACGTTTGATGGCAGGGGGATTAGATTGA
- a CDS encoding prenyltransferase/squalene oxidase repeat-containing protein has product MKAAALSLAVASTMALAQGQTTKNPYLSLQIEIKEAIARGNAFLAKQQQEDGHWDNAELPAFSALALTAAVRDPAVEGKKELPAHIAKGFDWLLKQQKEDGGIYNKGLSVYNTATSVTALSAADRPEFVPAILKGRKHLVGEQWDTGEKGKTDGKYDGGIGYGSKNDRSDLSNTYLAIEAMALSNKFVEDGADAPDLDWNAAAKFLSRCQNLPGSNDQEWASDDAKNKGGFIYNPGETKAGEDKLPDGRTALRSYGSISYAGLLSLIYAKVGPDDPRVVAVKEWLGKNYTLEENPGMGAAGIYYYYQTMSKALSAAGVNKLKLADGKEVDWRTDLANALLKKQNADGSWANSDGRWMESNPNLVTAYSVMSLAQIYYSIPEQP; this is encoded by the coding sequence ATGAAAGCAGCAGCACTCAGCCTCGCCGTCGCCTCGACCATGGCGCTCGCCCAAGGCCAAACGACGAAGAACCCCTACCTGTCCCTGCAGATCGAGATCAAGGAAGCGATCGCCCGCGGCAATGCCTTCCTGGCGAAACAGCAGCAGGAGGATGGCCACTGGGACAATGCCGAGCTTCCCGCCTTCTCGGCGCTGGCGCTGACCGCCGCGGTCCGCGATCCCGCCGTGGAGGGAAAGAAGGAACTGCCTGCGCACATCGCGAAAGGCTTCGACTGGCTGCTCAAGCAGCAGAAGGAAGACGGCGGCATTTATAACAAGGGTCTTTCCGTTTATAACACCGCCACCTCCGTCACCGCGCTGAGCGCCGCGGATCGCCCGGAATTCGTTCCCGCGATCCTGAAAGGCCGCAAGCACCTGGTGGGCGAGCAGTGGGATACGGGCGAAAAGGGCAAGACCGATGGCAAGTATGACGGCGGCATCGGCTACGGCTCGAAGAACGACCGCTCCGACCTCTCCAATACCTACCTCGCGATCGAGGCGATGGCGCTTTCCAACAAGTTCGTGGAAGACGGTGCCGATGCTCCTGATCTCGATTGGAATGCCGCGGCGAAGTTCCTTTCCCGCTGCCAGAACCTGCCGGGCTCCAATGACCAGGAGTGGGCTTCCGACGATGCGAAGAACAAGGGTGGCTTCATCTATAATCCGGGCGAGACAAAGGCCGGAGAGGACAAGCTGCCGGACGGTCGCACCGCGCTGCGTTCCTATGGCTCGATCTCCTATGCAGGTCTCCTTTCGCTGATTTATGCAAAGGTGGGCCCGGATGATCCGCGCGTGGTCGCGGTGAAGGAATGGCTCGGCAAGAACTACACGCTCGAGGAAAACCCGGGCATGGGTGCCGCCGGCATCTACTACTACTACCAGACCATGTCGAAGGCGCTCTCCGCTGCCGGCGTGAACAAGCTCAAGCTGGCGGATGGAAAGGAAGTCGATTGGCGCACGGACTTGGCCAATGCCCTGCTCAAGAAGCAGAACGCCGATGGCTCCTGGGCAAACTCGGATGGCCGCTGGATGGAGTCGAATCCGAATCTGGTGACGGCTTACAGCGTGATGTCGCTGGCACAGATCTACTACTCGATCCCGGAACAGCCTTAA
- a CDS encoding L,D-transpeptidase family protein, whose translation MLRSLLTLLALALPLSAFELPKDSSQCVVGTAKGWNSSNVTLNTYEKRGGKWTKVSGPWNGRLGRDGLVWGLGISPRPAGAKIKSEGDWRAPAGVFYIGGAWGYDAQIQKNPKLFYRQVTTRDLWVEDPSSPSYNKHVVLEAEPATTWEKQQQMKQNDYPHSLKLFIAHNAPPKVSPGNGSAIFFHIWRGGGSKPTAGCTTMEEPKLRQLIAWIDPNKKPIYVLLPEAEYAAKKEEWKLP comes from the coding sequence ATGCTTCGGTCCTTGCTTACGCTGCTTGCCCTCGCCCTGCCGCTTTCCGCATTCGAATTGCCCAAGGACTCGTCCCAATGCGTGGTGGGTACCGCCAAGGGATGGAACAGTTCGAATGTGACGCTGAACACCTACGAAAAGCGCGGAGGCAAGTGGACGAAAGTGAGCGGCCCTTGGAATGGCCGCCTCGGTCGCGATGGCTTGGTGTGGGGCCTCGGCATCAGCCCGCGGCCTGCCGGGGCGAAGATCAAGAGCGAGGGTGATTGGCGCGCTCCCGCCGGGGTCTTCTACATCGGCGGTGCTTGGGGCTATGACGCGCAGATCCAGAAGAATCCGAAACTCTTCTACCGTCAGGTGACCACCCGTGATCTCTGGGTCGAAGATCCTTCGTCCCCGAGCTACAACAAGCACGTGGTCCTCGAAGCCGAGCCCGCGACGACTTGGGAGAAGCAGCAGCAGATGAAGCAGAATGACTACCCGCATTCGCTGAAGCTCTTCATCGCCCACAATGCGCCACCGAAGGTCTCGCCTGGAAATGGCAGCGCGATCTTCTTCCACATCTGGCGCGGCGGCGGCTCGAAGCCAACCGCAGGCTGCACCACCATGGAGGAGCCCAAGCTCCGCCAGCTCATCGCATGGATCGATCCGAACAAGAAGCCGATCTACGTGCTGCTGCCGGAAGCCGAATACGCGGCGAAGAAGGAGGAGTGGAAGCTGCCGTGA
- a CDS encoding glutamate-5-semialdehyde dehydrogenase — protein sequence MTEAEVFTAVETLARNARTASYRLSQLSTHAKNAILEAMAAELRARTPEIVAANALDLKAGEEKGLSKPMLERLKLDEKKVEAIARGIDQVVALPDPVGQVMDEWARPNGMRLQQVRVPIGTIGIIYESRPNVTSDAAVLCFKTGNATILRGGSEAIHSNRAIAEALQAGGEKVGLPAHAIQLIPFTDRSSVSALCQMDKWLDLIIPRGGKGLIETVVSQARMPVIKHYDGICHLFVDVAADLDMAVALTVDSKTQKTGVCNALETLLVHSSVAESHLPTIAAALKEKGVELRGCERTRQIVEAVPATEEDWGTEYLDLILSVKIVDSLEEAIEHINTYGSHHTECIVTKDDATANAFLAGCDSACVFHNVSTRLADGEEFGFGAEIGISTDKLHARGPMGLRELTSYQYRVRGEGQTKG from the coding sequence ATGACCGAAGCCGAAGTCTTCACCGCCGTCGAAACGCTGGCTCGCAATGCTCGCACCGCCTCCTACCGGCTGTCCCAGCTTTCCACCCATGCGAAGAACGCCATTCTGGAAGCGATGGCCGCGGAGCTGCGTGCCCGGACTCCGGAAATCGTGGCTGCGAACGCGCTGGATCTGAAGGCCGGTGAGGAAAAGGGCCTCTCCAAGCCGATGCTGGAGCGCCTGAAGCTCGATGAGAAGAAGGTGGAAGCGATCGCCCGTGGCATCGATCAGGTCGTGGCGCTGCCCGACCCCGTCGGTCAGGTGATGGACGAGTGGGCGCGTCCGAATGGCATGCGCCTCCAGCAGGTCCGCGTGCCCATCGGCACCATCGGCATCATTTACGAAAGCCGTCCGAACGTCACCAGCGATGCAGCTGTGCTCTGCTTCAAGACCGGGAACGCTACGATTCTCCGCGGCGGCTCTGAAGCCATTCACAGCAATCGCGCCATCGCTGAAGCCCTGCAAGCCGGTGGCGAAAAGGTGGGTCTGCCCGCGCATGCCATTCAATTGATCCCATTCACGGATCGTTCGAGTGTCAGCGCCCTGTGCCAGATGGACAAATGGCTGGATCTAATCATCCCGCGCGGTGGCAAGGGGCTGATCGAGACGGTGGTCTCGCAGGCGCGCATGCCGGTGATCAAGCACTACGATGGCATCTGTCATCTCTTCGTGGATGTCGCCGCTGATCTCGACATGGCGGTTGCGCTCACGGTTGATTCGAAGACGCAAAAGACCGGCGTGTGCAATGCGCTGGAGACCCTGCTGGTCCATTCCTCCGTGGCGGAAAGCCATCTTCCTACGATTGCTGCAGCCTTGAAGGAGAAGGGCGTCGAGCTGCGCGGTTGCGAGCGCACGCGCCAGATCGTCGAGGCGGTGCCGGCGACAGAGGAAGATTGGGGCACGGAGTATCTCGACCTGATCCTTTCGGTAAAGATCGTCGATTCCCTGGAGGAGGCGATCGAGCACATCAATACCTACGGCTCGCATCATACGGAGTGCATTGTCACGAAGGACGATGCGACCGCGAATGCCTTCCTCGCGGGTTGTGATTCCGCGTGTGTCTTCCACAACGTCTCTACCCGTCTCGCGGATGGGGAGGAGTTCGGCTTTGGCGCCGAGATCGGGATTTCCACGGACAAGCTCCACGCCCGCGGGCCGATGGGTCTCAGGGAGCTGACGAGCTACCAATACCGTGTTCGCGGGGAAGGTCAGACGAAGGGGTGA
- a CDS encoding bile acid:sodium symporter family protein produces MATSSAITPAAWLRSNGFLLGLVLAVVAAFLFPGPGARGGALQPELVNNGGIALILFLQGLSLAIEKIRSGAANWRLHLVIQAFTFVVFPLVGLLLDWTVPHFWRGQPEAIRQGFLYLCVLPSTISTSVVLTAVARGNTAGALFNAAFSNILGVIVTPLLVHVLMQSTGQHQPFGPLLLKITLLTLLPFGIGMALRPRLKDFVDRNKVWITRISNAVILFIVYSAFCDSVKENIWQKYGAGLTLATTAVVVVLFTGMSLLVGLSCKLLKLDRPDSIAAYFCSVKKTLAMGVPLAMLIFGKNSDISLILLPIMFYHPLQLLVNGLLANRWAREGVGEG; encoded by the coding sequence ATGGCCACCTCATCCGCAATCACCCCTGCCGCTTGGCTCCGCAGCAACGGTTTCCTGCTCGGCCTGGTACTAGCCGTCGTCGCTGCCTTTCTCTTCCCCGGCCCCGGGGCCCGCGGCGGGGCGCTGCAGCCGGAACTGGTCAACAATGGCGGGATCGCCCTGATCCTGTTTCTCCAAGGGCTCTCGCTCGCGATCGAGAAGATCCGCAGCGGTGCCGCGAATTGGCGCCTCCACCTGGTCATCCAGGCCTTCACCTTTGTCGTCTTCCCGCTCGTCGGGCTGCTGCTCGACTGGACGGTGCCCCATTTCTGGCGAGGCCAGCCGGAGGCGATCCGCCAGGGTTTCCTCTACCTCTGCGTGCTGCCTTCCACCATCTCCACCTCCGTGGTGCTCACGGCAGTGGCACGCGGGAACACCGCCGGGGCGCTCTTCAATGCCGCGTTCTCGAACATCCTCGGGGTGATCGTCACGCCGCTGCTGGTGCATGTGCTGATGCAGTCGACGGGGCAGCATCAACCCTTCGGCCCCCTACTGTTGAAGATCACGCTTCTGACCCTGCTACCCTTTGGGATCGGCATGGCGCTGCGGCCGCGGCTGAAGGACTTCGTCGACCGGAACAAGGTCTGGATCACGCGGATCAGCAACGCGGTCATCCTTTTCATCGTCTACTCGGCCTTCTGCGATTCCGTAAAAGAGAACATCTGGCAGAAGTATGGGGCCGGGCTCACCCTCGCGACCACCGCTGTGGTAGTGGTGCTCTTTACTGGCATGTCGCTGCTGGTGGGACTGTCCTGCAAGCTGCTGAAGCTGGACCGGCCGGATAGCATCGCGGCTTACTTCTGCTCCGTAAAGAAGACCCTGGCGATGGGCGTGCCGCTGGCGATGCTGATCTTCGGCAAGAACAGCGACATCTCGCTGATTCTGCTACCGATCATGTTTTACCACCCGCTGCAGTTGTTGGTGAATGGCCTTCTGGCCAACCGCTGGGCGCGGGAGGGTGTGGGAGAGGGTTGA
- a CDS encoding MFS transporter — translation MSTSPIARTAPGVITFLWVAFFLWGAAPGYYTPALPNIIAAKGLGSQWLSYAFLAGPVASMISPLIMGSIADNRFAAQKVVGCIAIMSSCFLASAFAVLDTGGSPWVFILLLACSSIMHAPMQSMLASISMAHLKSGEAEFPIIRLGGTLGWMVAGFLTSFVLFADASPVAGYAAAITRCMAGCFCFFLPHTPPLGRSRSLRTLLGLDAFKLLKERDHLVFFSVTTLLSIPLAAFFMHTPMHLAALGNDKPTATMTIGQISEIAAMLLMSVVMTRFRVKTVLMFALGLSALRYALYAVGGMTGSSTWVIAGITLHGLCYTLYFITGQLFLDRRVEPEMRTQAQGLLSLVSNGIGSVTGTLLAVRLYDFTVSSHHGGWATYWWIQAGCIAICLPILAIFYQGVAASKKA, via the coding sequence GTGTCCACCAGCCCCATCGCCCGCACTGCGCCTGGGGTCATCACGTTCCTGTGGGTCGCCTTTTTCCTCTGGGGCGCGGCTCCGGGTTACTACACACCCGCGCTGCCGAACATTATTGCGGCGAAGGGGCTGGGCAGCCAGTGGCTGTCCTATGCTTTCCTCGCCGGCCCCGTGGCCTCGATGATCTCGCCGCTGATCATGGGCTCGATCGCGGACAATCGTTTCGCTGCCCAGAAAGTCGTCGGCTGCATCGCCATCATGAGTTCCTGCTTTCTGGCCTCGGCCTTCGCGGTGCTCGATACCGGCGGATCTCCTTGGGTCTTCATCCTGCTGCTCGCCTGCAGCTCCATCATGCATGCGCCGATGCAGAGCATGCTGGCCAGCATCTCGATGGCCCATCTGAAATCGGGCGAGGCGGAATTCCCGATCATCCGTCTGGGTGGCACCTTGGGCTGGATGGTCGCGGGCTTCCTTACCAGCTTTGTCCTTTTTGCCGATGCCTCTCCGGTGGCGGGTTACGCCGCGGCGATCACGCGCTGCATGGCGGGATGCTTCTGCTTCTTCCTCCCGCACACGCCGCCGCTCGGTCGCTCGCGCTCGCTGCGGACCTTGCTCGGGCTCGATGCCTTCAAGCTGCTGAAGGAGCGGGATCACCTGGTGTTCTTCTCCGTCACTACCTTGCTCTCCATCCCGCTGGCGGCCTTCTTCATGCACACGCCGATGCATCTCGCGGCGCTGGGGAATGACAAGCCGACCGCCACGATGACCATCGGCCAGATCAGCGAGATCGCCGCGATGCTGCTGATGTCGGTGGTCATGACCCGCTTCCGGGTGAAGACCGTGTTGATGTTCGCCCTCGGCCTCTCCGCGCTGCGCTATGCGCTCTATGCGGTGGGCGGCATGACTGGATCCAGCACTTGGGTCATCGCAGGCATCACGCTCCACGGGCTCTGCTACACGCTCTATTTCATCACCGGGCAGCTCTTCCTCGATCGCCGGGTGGAGCCTGAAATGAGAACCCAGGCGCAGGGCCTCCTGTCCCTCGTGAGCAATGGCATTGGCTCCGTGACAGGCACCTTGCTCGCCGTGCGCCTCTACGATTTCACGGTTAGCTCGCATCACGGCGGTTGGGCCACCTATTGGTGGATCCAAGCTGGCTGTATCGCCATCTGCCTGCCGATCCTCGCGATTTTCTATCAGGGCGTGGCGGCTTCGAAGAAAGCCTAG
- the hisI gene encoding phosphoribosyl-AMP cyclohydrolase encodes MNAFPPPGDKKQLEEGLVFTPKFDADGLVPAMAIDAATKEPLMLAYMNAESLKLTLELGEAVYWSRSRKEIWHKGKTSGQVQKVVEIRTDCDQDALVVYVEQLGGGCCHTGRNDCFYRKVAGRSEEGGALLSFREAHKVGNG; translated from the coding sequence ATGAACGCGTTTCCACCGCCCGGTGACAAGAAGCAGCTCGAAGAAGGCCTCGTTTTCACCCCGAAGTTCGATGCCGACGGTCTGGTGCCTGCAATGGCGATCGACGCAGCGACCAAGGAGCCGCTCATGCTTGCCTATATGAACGCCGAGTCCCTGAAGCTCACACTAGAGCTGGGCGAGGCCGTCTACTGGTCCCGCAGCCGGAAGGAAATCTGGCACAAGGGCAAGACCTCCGGTCAGGTCCAAAAGGTGGTGGAGATCCGCACCGACTGCGACCAGGATGCGCTGGTGGTCTACGTCGAGCAACTCGGCGGTGGCTGCTGCCACACGGGCCGGAACGACTGTTTCTACCGGAAAGTCGCGGGCCGCAGCGAAGAAGGTGGAGCGCTCTTGAGCTTCCGGGAAGCCCACAAGGTTGGAAATGGCTGA
- the proB gene encoding glutamate 5-kinase produces MESLTVIKAGTGVLTRASDGMLDGAALVRLVTAIAGLVEQGHRCLLVSSGAVGAGVSAFGLEGYPSDLTTKQACAAVGQARLMHTYESLFRNFDLAVAQVLLTASDLQTPERREYVSNTLRRLLAEPRIVPIINENDSVAVEELRVGDNDMLSSHVARLLGAKTLVLLTSVDGLLSPETNELVEEVPDVDAVLGFAKDERGRFSIGGMASKLQAVKNSVDAGITVHIAHGRKPERLAGIMSGEKGLSTRFDAR; encoded by the coding sequence ATGGAATCCCTTACTGTCATCAAGGCCGGCACCGGTGTCCTGACCCGCGCGAGCGACGGGATGCTGGATGGCGCGGCGCTGGTCCGTCTCGTCACCGCCATCGCCGGCCTCGTGGAACAAGGGCACCGCTGCCTGCTGGTAAGTTCCGGTGCGGTCGGTGCCGGGGTTTCCGCCTTCGGGCTGGAAGGCTACCCGAGCGATCTGACCACGAAGCAGGCCTGCGCTGCCGTCGGCCAAGCCCGCCTGATGCACACCTACGAGAGCCTGTTCCGGAACTTCGATCTGGCCGTGGCCCAGGTGCTTCTGACCGCCAGCGACCTCCAGACGCCGGAGCGCCGCGAATATGTTTCGAATACCCTGCGCCGCCTGCTGGCCGAGCCGAGGATCGTCCCGATCATCAATGAAAACGACTCCGTGGCGGTGGAAGAGCTGCGGGTGGGGGACAACGACATGCTTTCCTCCCATGTGGCCCGCCTGCTGGGCGCGAAGACACTGGTCCTGCTGACCTCCGTGGACGGCTTGCTCTCGCCGGAGACCAACGAACTGGTGGAGGAAGTGCCGGACGTGGATGCGGTGCTTGGCTTTGCCAAGGACGAGCGCGGCCGCTTCTCCATTGGCGGCATGGCCTCAAAGCTCCAGGCGGTAAAGAACTCCGTGGATGCGGGGATCACCGTCCACATCGCCCACGGCCGCAAGCCGGAGCGCCTCGCCGGGATCATGTCCGGGGAAAAGGGGCTCTCTACCCGCTTCGACGCCCGCTGA
- a CDS encoding YdjY domain-containing protein: protein MPRGFLLFFAATGLLSADPAKDQAPVEPSTLPAPDQPVAENKPPIKELDADRVQIGDVILNKKTREIRFPAAVNMANGELLEFAIVHAKGKVHESLLLTEVPPTYLNLAFKLLRYEGSPEFYAAYEEDGSITNRYPVVKEEVKAANRIEMSVEWEDQGKTRTAKINEWISNASTGQAMPADPWVYGGSIFYDNKYQAEATGDISAIFLSNAALINFSGKDNNSDEVWLPFPKRVPPEGTKVTVIISPYKKPAEPAKPAEKK from the coding sequence ATGCCACGCGGATTCCTCCTTTTTTTTGCCGCCACGGGGCTCCTGAGTGCCGATCCAGCCAAGGATCAGGCACCGGTAGAACCGAGCACCCTGCCTGCCCCGGACCAGCCGGTGGCGGAGAACAAACCGCCGATCAAGGAACTCGATGCAGATCGGGTGCAGATCGGTGACGTGATCCTGAACAAGAAGACCCGCGAGATCCGCTTCCCCGCCGCCGTGAACATGGCGAATGGCGAGTTGCTGGAATTCGCGATCGTGCACGCCAAGGGCAAGGTCCACGAGTCCCTGCTGCTCACTGAGGTCCCGCCGACCTACCTGAACCTCGCATTCAAGCTGCTCCGCTACGAAGGCTCCCCGGAGTTCTACGCGGCCTATGAGGAAGACGGCAGCATCACCAACCGCTATCCGGTGGTGAAAGAAGAAGTGAAGGCCGCCAATCGCATCGAAATGAGCGTGGAGTGGGAGGATCAGGGCAAGACCCGCACGGCAAAGATCAACGAGTGGATCTCCAACGCCAGCACCGGACAGGCGATGCCCGCCGATCCATGGGTCTATGGCGGCTCGATTTTCTACGACAACAAGTATCAGGCCGAAGCAACCGGTGACATCTCGGCGATCTTCCTGAGCAATGCCGCGCTGATCAACTTCTCCGGCAAGGACAACAATTCCGACGAAGTCTGGCTCCCCTTCCCCAAGCGCGTGCCGCCGGAGGGAACAAAAGTCACCGTCATCATCTCTCCCTACAAGAAACCCGCCGAACCCGCGAAACCCGCTGAAAAGAAATGA
- the rplS gene encoding 50S ribosomal protein L19: MDIIKKIEQEQLKSDVADFRVGDSVKVHTRVVEGGKERVQIFAGIVIARRGTSVNASFTVRKISYGEGVERVFPLHTPRISKIEVVSKGKVRRAKLHYLRGRVGKKAMLVKAADSKNK, encoded by the coding sequence ATGGACATCATCAAGAAAATCGAGCAGGAGCAGCTGAAATCGGACGTCGCAGACTTCCGCGTTGGTGATTCCGTGAAGGTGCACACCCGGGTTGTGGAAGGTGGCAAAGAGCGCGTGCAGATCTTTGCAGGCATCGTCATCGCCCGCCGCGGCACCAGCGTGAACGCTTCCTTCACCGTCCGTAAGATCTCCTACGGCGAAGGTGTCGAGCGTGTGTTCCCGCTGCACACCCCGCGTATCTCCAAGATCGAAGTGGTCAGCAAGGGCAAGGTTCGCCGCGCCAAGCTGCACTACCTCCGCGGCCGCGTCGGCAAGAAGGCCATGCTCGTGAAGGCCGCCGACTCCAAGAACAAGTAA